In the genome of Streptosporangiales bacterium, the window CGGCGGGCAGCTCGCCGGTGTCGCGGACGACGACCTCGATGCGGTCGCCGCCGACCTTCGACTTGAGCTGGTCCGGGGTGCCGTCGGCGATGACGCGGCCCTGGTCGATCACCGCGATCTGGCCGGCGAGCTGGTCGGCCTCGTCGAGGTACTGCGTGGTGAGCAGGACGGTGGTGCCCTCGGCGACGAGCGCACGCACGGTGTCCCACACGCCGTTGCGGCTGCGGGGGTCGAGCCCGGTGGTCGGCTCGTCGAGGAACAGCACCCGCGGCGCGAGGATGAGGCTGGCCGCGATGTCGAGCCGCCGCTGCATGCCGCCCGAGTAGTGCTTGGCCTGCTTGCCCGCGGCGTCGGTGAGGTCGAACCGTTCGAGCAGCTCGTCCGCGCGGCGGTGGGCCGTCCGCGCGCCGAGGCGGTGGAGCGGCCGAACAGCTGGAGGTTCTGCCGGCCGGTCAGCGCCCAGTCGATGGCCACCTGCTGGCCGGTCAGGCCGATGCGCCTGCGCACCTCGCCGGCCTGGCGGACGACGTCGAGCCCGGTCACGTGGGCGTACCCCGTGTCGGGACGGAGCAGCGTGGCGAGGATCCGGACGGCCGTCGTCTTGCCGGCGCCGTTCGGCCCGAGCAGCCCGCAGACCCGTCCGGCCGGGACCAGCAGGTCGAACCCGGCGAGGGCGTGCGTGTCGCCGTACCGCTTGCGGAGCCCCTCGGCTCGGACCGCGTAGTCGTCTGTCGTCATGTCAGCCTCACTGTTTATCTCGTATACGGATTGGTTTATGGTATACACAGTTGCTAGGGTGCGTGTCAAGCGACGAACGGAGACCGATGGCCGGCGGCGACGAGAGCAGTGACCCGTACTCGTCGCGGGCGCTCGAGCTGCTCTGGGGCAACCGCGAGGAGGCGCCTGCCCGCGGTCCGAAGCGCGCGCTGAGCGTCGACACGATCGTGCGCACCGCGATCGGGATCGCCGACGCCGAGGGGCTCGAAGCCGTCACCATGCGCCGCGTGGCGACCGAGCTCGGTTTCACGACGATGGCGCTCTACCGCTACGTCCCCCACAAGCGGTCACTCGTCGACCTCACGGTCGACACCGTGGGGGCCGCGATGACCGACGTCCGGCTCCCTCCCGGGTGGCGGGACGGGTTGACGGCGTGGGTGCGCGCGTACCTCGACGTCTCGTCCGAGCACCCGTGGCTCCTCCGGATGGAGATCGTCGGCGCGCCCGCGGGGCCCAACTCGGTCGCCTACCTGGAGATCGGGTTGCGGGCGCTCGACGAGTCCGGCCTGCCAGGGGGCGACAAGATGGCGGTACTCCTCGCGCTCACCGGCTACGTCCGTGGCGCGGCGCAGATCGCGTCAGGAATCAGCAATGCGGCGAGCGCGAGGGGGGTGGCCGACGAGGACATGGCGCCCAGCTACGGACACGCGCTCGCCAAGGTCGTCGACGGGGAGCGCTTCCCCCGGCTGGCAGAGGTCCTCACGGAGGGCGTCTTCGAGATGCCTGAGGAGCAGCCGGACGAGGACTTCGAGTTCGGTCTCGCCCGTATGCTGGACGGCATCTCGGTTTTCATCGAGCATCGTCGGGTGGGTCAGTGACCCACTGTGGGTACGCTGCCTCACCCCTTTTGTGATTGTGGGGGTCGGGTGCCGGGTGTCAAGAAACCGCACAACGACTTTTGTGGGATTTGTTCGTCGGCGGTTTCTTGACACCCGGCACCCGACCCCGAAAGCGCGCATCTACGAGGTGAGGCAGCTCCCTGGGCGCCGCA includes:
- a CDS encoding TetR family transcriptional regulator; protein product: MAGGDESSDPYSSRALELLWGNREEAPARGPKRALSVDTIVRTAIGIADAEGLEAVTMRRVATELGFTTMALYRYVPHKRSLVDLTVDTVGAAMTDVRLPPGWRDGLTAWVRAYLDVSSEHPWLLRMEIVGAPAGPNSVAYLEIGLRALDESGLPGGDKMAVLLALTGYVRGAAQIASGISNAASARGVADEDMAPSYGHALAKVVDGERFPRLAEVLTEGVFEMPEEQPDEDFEFGLARMLDGISVFIEHRRVGQ